The Dama dama isolate Ldn47 chromosome 11, ASM3311817v1, whole genome shotgun sequence genome segment ACTCGCTGTATGTATTTTGAGCAGACACTTGtctgcgtgtacacacacacctcCTACCCTACAGGTTGCTAAGAGGAATGCAGAAAGGGGCATCTTCAGTTTTTTACTACTATATAGTATGTATTCTATATACTTTGCTACCAATTTGTGATAATACAAGGATTATGGTTCTGGTTGGTGGGCATCGATGAACAGGCTCTGAGGTCTACAGGTAGAGGGGGCACTAAAACATCAAACTCACTTGTCAAGGAAAAGTTTGATCAATACAGAGCAGGGTAGTCATGATTAATGTTGAATTGACACAAGGTTGATCAGTTTGTAGTGCAGGTGAGGTTAACAGGTAGGACATATTATATTACCATCTTAGTGGATGTATCGTGCTCAGTGTTCCAGTGACAATTGGTCTTGGGTGCTTGACCAGACAGCCTTCCTTCCTGTGGGTAGGTTCCTGCTACAGCTCCCCAGGTGGGAGTCAGCCAGCCTTTCCTCACACAGTGGGCACATCACCTCTCGACAGCTGTTAAAAAGTATTTTCCTGTGGCTTCTCACCACAGGACCCATTTCCCTCCTCTGAAGCCGAACAGGTCGGGCCTCATCTTTCCCTCAGGCCATCAGGTACAAGTGCACTGGAGTTGCCTGGACCAACCTTTCATTGCTTCCTCTGCTCCGAGGTACACAGTGCCCAGCGTCCCAAAAGGACTTCCCTCCAGTTCTGAGTCTAAACCTTGTCGATACGGGCATTCTTATTTCTTATGACATAGCTCTTAAGGGCTGGAGCATTTTATAAGACAGTTCTGAAACCAGATTCAAACCTAGTCCTTTCCCTAAAGTAAATCACAGAGGAGAGGAGACTGCCTGCCAACATTAACAGAGAAGTTGAGCGCAACCTAATggttcaggaggaaggggaaacATGGTGATAGCAGGTGGGGAAGTTGCTTCGTATCTTTGTTGTTCTTAAGATTGAGGTAAAATTGGGATAGAGTGAAACTGCACAGGTCTTAAATAAATGTACCATTTAATGGAATCCAAACTCTTAATCAAGATACAGAATGTCTctgccctcccccctcccccgaaAATTTCCTCATGCTCCCTTCCCACCAGTCCCCACCCCCACAGGCAACTACTGTTCTGATTTCCACCACAAGTTAATTTTGCCTACATCATAGAGTTCTGTGATGAATCAAACGTTCACATCAAAAGTCTCTCACTGAAGATTACTTGGTATGGAAGAAAGCAACATTCAGAGATTATGCATCAATacactgtgtgtccttgggccaAAAACTTAACCTTCCTGGGCCTCTTACAGGATTCCATGGGTGATCCTTTTGATTCCTTAAAGATGGCACTCTAGTCACATTTCTAATCTCAGAGATCCCTTCCCCCAGTCCGTTCAAGAACCCCAAACAGAAATAAACCTGGGCTCATTTCACCCCCTCCAGTTGAGCACTCTGTCAGGTCAGTCCtcccttgtgattttttttgaacACGTCACTTCCTTTAGTCCCTACCTCCTCTTCATTTCTTGCCTTGCATGACCAAACCACTCTTCCAACCTCTTTGTCCCTGGTCCTCTCCAAACTATTCTTGTTACTGCTCTCAAGCTAACCCCTGCTCAGATGAAACAAATTCTGGTTCCTTGTCTATTTAAAGTCCTTAAGAGGTTCTCTGCCACTTCAGGTGCTGCTCTGTCGCCTACAGACTGGCGTCCCCGTTCTCAAGTTTGACAGCGAGGGTCTTCGGTGAGCGCCTCCAGCCCTCCATGCTCTCTGCTGGGAGGTTCGCCACCACGGCTCCCCATCAGGGCACTTGCTGTCTCCCCGGGTCTGCTGTGAGCTCTGGAGTGAAGTTAGGGATTGGTGTTTTTTGGTTCACTTCTCCATCTCCAGCACCTGGCCTATGACTTTGCTGAAAACACTTAACCCCACAGTAACCAAACAATGAAATTTCTTAGGATGATGGCAGTACTAAGTTAGGGTCTCATTCAGTCTCTGAATTCAACTTCACACTGACGtttctagaaattaaaaagtCATATGGAAGTTTTCAGGCAGTTCTGAGCACTGTATCAACTCTGACagagtttttttttccagtaacctTTGTAGTGATATTGGGTCAAAAGTAAGAACGTTTTATATTTGGAGAGACGGTGTCTATTGATAGGAGATCTCTATAAACAGTGAATCCTGTTGGTGGAGAAGAGCTGTGTTAATTCCTATCTCAAATCTAATTTAAggtgcttatttatttaattcttgaATGGCAGATTCCTATTTCTAGAAACAAAGATGATTTCTTTCTAAAGGTCTTTGTGGTAATTAGCAAGCAGATAAAAAACTAAAAGTGACTGGTGAATATTGACGCAAGAGCCCGGGAACACAGGTATTTATAGCCCTTGTTTGTTCATCTTGGTTCACTCTGTCCTGATTTTTCTTCCCCTGCCTTCAGTGTGAATCAGCATTGCTGTCCAGATGGATCTTTACTCCGtctgtatttttatcttttccaaaaTCTAGGTAAGAACCTTGATGCTGTCCATGACATCACGGTGGCGTACCCTCACAACATTCCCCAGACAGAGAAGCACCTCCTCCTCGGGGACTTCCCCAAGGAGATCCACTTCCACGTCCACCGGTACCCCGTGAACACCCTCCCCGAGTCCAAGGAGGACCTCCAGCTCTGGTGCCACAAGcggtgggaggagaaagaagagaggctGCGCTCCTTCTATCAAGGGGAGAAGAATTTTTCCTTCACGGGGCAGACGGTCGTTCCTCCTTGCAAGTCAGAGCTCAGGGTGCTGGTGGTCAAATTCCTCTCCATCCTCTACTGGACCCTGTTCAGTCCCACAATGTGCCTGTTCATCTACCTGTACAGTCTTGTCCGGTGgtatttcatcatcatcatcgtcaTCTTCGTGCTGCAGGAGAGAATATTTGGTGGACTGGAGATCCTCGAACTTGCATGTTACCGCCTCTTACACAAACAGCCACATTTAAACGCAAAGAAAAATGAGTAAGATCATTAAGGTTCACGGTGGAAAAGCCTAGGGCGTGTTTCGGAAATGTTCTAAGCCTTTGTAAATGGAGATGCATTTTTGCATGACTATGTCAAATATTTCTTACGACCGTCATTATTTGTTAAAAGATATTTTGCACTTAGTTTTGTGGAACAATATTGctacacacacaatttttttttctttttaaatctctgaATGTAATTTCAACACTGTGTAGCAGGGAGCGATGGCGGCAACATTAACGCGGGCCGGAGTATTAGTAAACAATCATCAGGCTGTTAGCAGTCAAGGTACACACAGACCCTACAGGTCCAGCCCTGCTTCCTGACAAATTCCCCAGACGGGAGGCAGAGCTGAAGCTCCTGAGCACCAGCCCAGATCAAGTGCTGGCACTTGACTGCGAAGGTGAGGGAccttcctcccagctccctcccggCACTGTCCCTGCACCCCTTTCTATGCCAATCAAACCCTTGCATCCTTCCTTAAGACCAGAAGACAGAAACCCCTTCTCCTTAAGCCGAACAAACATTTTGATAGGAAGCCCTTCATTATTCATGAAACCTTGGCATTTAGCCTTGCACTGACCGAGACATCAGAAAACCACCGGTGCCCTTTTCTCACGCAGAAAATAAGACCTAGACGAGTCTCAGGGAGCAACCACAGGCTCTCCACTCAGAAACCTTAGTGTAAATTTTTAAAGCTCGGACTTCAAACAGTAGTTCTTCACTTCTGTGTACCTTTGCATATTTAGCATTTGTTTCTTTACAGCTTGTTGGCAGGTGTCGCTTTTCTGCATTAACAATGGTATACATCAAAGTCACTTACCTTTTTGAGAACATTCTGGTATTGCCGTCAGAAACTCACTTTTGAAGTTGTGTCTTGgttgaaatatttctttaaaacctTCCACAAAAAGGAAGGTTATTGTATTTtctacatgtgcatgtgtgtctaaCTTCTGTCactaaatcaacaacaaaaacacttgCAGACAGGG includes the following:
- the LCLAT1 gene encoding lysocardiolipin acyltransferase 1 isoform X3; protein product: MLGVKVIITGDAFVPGERSVIIMNHRTRMDWMFLWNCLMRYSYLRLEKICLKASLKSVPGFGWAMQAAAYIFIHRKWKDDKSHFEDMIDYFCDIREPLQLLLFPEGTDLTENSTTRSNEFAEKNGLQKYKYVLHPRTTGFTFVVDRLREGKNLDAVHDITVAYPHNIPQTEKHLLLGDFPKEIHFHVHRYPVNTLPESKEDLQLWCHKRWEEKEERLRSFYQGEKNFSFTGQTVVPPCKSELRVLVVKFLSILYWTLFSPTMCLFIYLYSLVRWYFIIIIVIFVLQERIFGGLEILELACYRLLHKQPHLNAKKNE